One region of Bradyrhizobium betae genomic DNA includes:
- a CDS encoding adenylate/guanylate cyclase domain-containing protein produces MAATAPSRLSELVRATSARQVRLVCGIILFSYVVSHFLNHALGNISVDAMEIGVTYHTLFWQFLPVAIVFYTAALTHMGLGVYALYQRRQFRWRTIEPLQLVLGLSIPALVMAHVIGVRLGQTLYGHQKLYPQELYLFFVAAPGRLWLMTILLIIAWVHGCIGIYFWLRLKPLFTRAAPYLLAAAVLIPTLVLLGIYQGGRSVAVEADDGEWRTHNLTRRQLGTTAEAETLDRITGGLTIGYLGLLALALAARGVRALRERRGGMIALSYGNGRTVRVPKGLSVLEASLRHNLPHASVCGGRARCSTCRIRIIGDHAALPEPSQREAFVLARVGTADPSIRLACQLRPETDLSFFQLFMPHALSANAHASAPTRIGQERYLVSLFVDMRGSTQLAEKRLPFDTVFIVNRFLGAVSQAVIENGGQPNQFVGDGMLALFGLSADPQQACRQALKAASSIAANIDELNQLLSHDLRQPIRFGIGIHGGEVIIGDIGYRDHIVFTALGDAVNVAARLQDMTKTLACEAIVSDEVRRTAGLADDSLPQQDVAIRGRDEPMAVRVVADARGLSALVDRGARVAA; encoded by the coding sequence ATGGCCGCCACCGCTCCTTCACGATTGTCCGAACTCGTCCGGGCCACCAGCGCGCGCCAGGTGCGGCTGGTCTGCGGCATCATCCTGTTCTCCTACGTGGTCAGCCATTTCCTCAACCATGCGCTCGGCAATATCTCGGTCGATGCCATGGAGATCGGCGTCACCTATCACACTCTGTTCTGGCAGTTCCTTCCCGTCGCGATCGTGTTCTACACCGCGGCGCTGACCCATATGGGTCTCGGCGTCTACGCGCTGTATCAGCGCCGGCAGTTCCGCTGGCGGACGATCGAGCCGCTCCAGCTCGTGCTGGGGCTGAGCATCCCGGCGCTCGTCATGGCGCATGTGATCGGCGTGCGGCTCGGCCAGACGCTGTACGGGCACCAGAAGCTCTATCCGCAGGAACTCTATCTGTTCTTCGTTGCCGCGCCGGGCCGGCTCTGGCTGATGACGATCCTGCTCATCATCGCCTGGGTGCACGGCTGCATCGGCATCTATTTCTGGCTTCGCCTCAAGCCGTTGTTCACGCGCGCCGCGCCTTATCTGCTCGCGGCCGCCGTGCTGATCCCGACATTGGTGCTGCTCGGCATCTACCAGGGCGGCCGCAGCGTCGCGGTCGAGGCCGACGACGGCGAATGGCGCACGCACAATCTCACCCGCCGCCAGCTCGGCACGACGGCGGAAGCCGAGACGCTCGACCGCATCACCGGCGGCCTCACCATCGGTTATCTCGGCCTGCTCGCTTTGGCGCTCGCGGCGCGCGGCGTGCGCGCCCTGCGCGAACGCCGCGGCGGCATGATCGCTTTGTCCTACGGCAACGGCAGGACGGTGCGCGTGCCCAAGGGCCTCTCCGTGCTGGAAGCAAGCCTGCGCCACAACCTGCCGCATGCCAGCGTCTGCGGCGGCCGCGCCCGCTGCTCGACCTGCCGTATCCGCATCATCGGCGATCATGCCGCCCTGCCCGAGCCATCGCAGCGCGAAGCCTTCGTGCTCGCCCGGGTCGGCACCGCCGATCCCTCGATCCGGCTCGCCTGCCAGCTGCGGCCGGAGACCGACCTCTCCTTCTTCCAGCTGTTCATGCCGCACGCATTGTCGGCCAACGCGCATGCCTCGGCGCCCACCCGAATCGGTCAGGAGCGCTATCTCGTCAGCCTGTTCGTGGACATGCGCGGCTCGACCCAGCTCGCCGAGAAGCGGCTGCCGTTCGACACGGTCTTCATCGTCAACCGCTTCCTCGGCGCGGTGTCGCAAGCCGTGATCGAAAATGGCGGCCAGCCGAACCAGTTCGTCGGCGACGGCATGCTGGCGCTGTTCGGGCTGTCGGCCGATCCGCAACAAGCCTGCCGGCAAGCGCTGAAGGCGGCCAGCAGCATCGCCGCCAACATCGACGAGTTGAACCAGCTCCTGAGCCATGATCTGCGCCAGCCGATCCGCTTCGGCATCGGCATTCACGGCGGCGAGGTCATCATCGGCGACATCGGCTATCGCGATCATATCGTCTTCACTGCGCTCGGCGATGCCGTCAACGTCGCCGCCCGCCTGCAGGACATGACCAAGACGCTGGCCTGCGAAGCCATCGTCTCGGACGAGGTCCGCCGCACCGCCGGCCTTGCGGACGATTCGCTGCCGCAGCAGGACGTCGCGATCCGCGGCCGCGACGAGCCGATGGCGGTGCGCGTGGTTGCGGACGCAAGGGGGCTGTCGGCGCTGGTCGACCGCGGCGCGCGCGTTGCCGCGTAA
- a CDS encoding YcjX family protein codes for MAFTFQDMVEEARLSARALIDYGEHFFNPTVRLGVTGLSRAGKTVFITALIHGLTRGGRFPVFEAYSSGRIARADLAPQPDDAVPRFAYESHLRALIEERHWPSSTVDISELRLVIDYQRPNGADRTLTLDIVDYPGEWLLDLPLLQKSFEQWSAESLALSREEPRAHVAAEWHAHLATLKPEAREDEQATLTAAKLFTDYLRACRDERFAMSLLPPGRFLMPGNLAGSPALTFAPLDVPIDGQAPEGSLWAMMVRRYEAYKDVVVRPFFRDHFARLDRQIVLADALAAFNAGPEALHDLEAALAGILDCFNIGRSTILSSLFRPRIDRILFAATKADHLHHSSHDRLEAVLRRAVSRAVARAEDTGAAIDVVALAAVRATREAQVAHGRDKLPSILGTPAAGESAGGEFFDGTTEVATFPGDLPLDPEALFNGTDAFRGLSTETAGTSDFRFLRFRPPRLEREGSEAPALPHIRLDRALQFLIGDKLS; via the coding sequence ATGGCATTCACCTTTCAGGATATGGTCGAAGAAGCACGCCTGTCTGCCCGGGCGCTGATCGACTATGGCGAGCATTTCTTCAATCCCACGGTGCGGCTCGGCGTCACCGGCCTGTCGCGGGCCGGTAAAACCGTGTTCATCACCGCGCTGATCCACGGCCTGACCCGCGGCGGCCGGTTTCCGGTGTTCGAGGCCTATTCGTCGGGCCGGATCGCGCGGGCCGATCTGGCGCCGCAGCCCGACGATGCCGTGCCGCGCTTTGCCTATGAAAGCCATCTGCGCGCGCTGATCGAGGAACGGCACTGGCCGAGCTCGACCGTGGACATCAGCGAGCTGCGCCTCGTCATCGACTACCAGCGCCCGAACGGCGCCGACCGTACGCTGACGCTCGACATCGTCGACTATCCCGGCGAATGGCTGCTCGACCTGCCGCTGCTGCAGAAGAGCTTTGAGCAATGGTCCGCGGAGAGCCTCGCCCTGTCGCGCGAGGAGCCCCGCGCGCACGTCGCCGCCGAGTGGCACGCGCATCTTGCGACACTCAAGCCCGAGGCCCGCGAGGACGAGCAGGCGACGCTGACAGCGGCAAAGCTGTTCACCGACTATCTGCGCGCCTGCCGTGACGAACGCTTCGCGATGAGCCTGCTGCCGCCCGGCCGCTTCCTGATGCCCGGCAATCTCGCAGGCTCGCCGGCGCTGACCTTCGCGCCGCTCGACGTGCCGATCGACGGACAGGCGCCCGAGGGCTCGCTGTGGGCGATGATGGTGCGCCGCTACGAGGCCTACAAGGACGTCGTGGTGCGGCCGTTCTTCCGCGATCACTTCGCCCGGCTCGATCGCCAGATCGTGCTGGCGGATGCGCTCGCCGCGTTCAACGCGGGCCCCGAGGCGCTGCACGATCTCGAAGCCGCGCTCGCCGGTATTCTCGACTGCTTCAACATCGGCCGCAGCACGATCCTCTCCAGCCTGTTCCGCCCGCGCATCGACCGCATCCTGTTCGCGGCGACCAAGGCGGATCATCTGCATCATTCCAGCCACGACCGGCTCGAGGCCGTGCTGCGCCGTGCGGTCAGCCGCGCCGTGGCGCGCGCGGAAGATACCGGCGCGGCGATCGACGTCGTCGCGCTCGCCGCCGTGCGCGCCACGCGCGAAGCGCAGGTCGCGCATGGCCGCGACAAATTGCCGTCCATCCTGGGAACGCCGGCCGCGGGCGAAAGCGCGGGCGGCGAGTTTTTCGACGGCACCACGGAGGTCGCGACCTTTCCGGGTGATCTGCCGCTGGATCCCGAGGCGCTGTTCAACGGCACGGATGCGTTCCGCGGTCTGTCGACGGAAACCGCGGGGACAAGCGACTTCCGCTTCCTGCGCTTCCGTCCGCCAAGGCTCGAACGCGAGGGCAGCGAAGCGCCCGCACTGCCACACATCCGCCTCGACCGGGCCTTGCAGTTCCTGATCGGAGACAAGCTGTCATGA
- the trhA gene encoding PAQR family membrane homeostasis protein TrhA — MTVFQLKQFASTSVHAAADAIGWHYDRAELIADGIIHAIGVLSGIIAATVLVVLAVVYADATNIVGVSIYVAGLLSMLVLSATYNLWPVSPVKWLLRRFDHSAIYLLIASTYTPFILELKDSVFALVLLVCVWCVAISGIVLKLRFPGRFDRVAVGIYLAMGWSGIMLYDSVVKALPTLVLGFILAGGLLYSFGVIFHAWRRLRFQNAIWHGFVLAGAACHYTAVLDLVLS; from the coding sequence ATGACCGTCTTCCAACTGAAACAGTTCGCCTCCACCTCCGTCCACGCCGCGGCCGACGCGATCGGCTGGCACTACGATCGTGCCGAGCTGATTGCGGACGGCATCATCCACGCCATCGGTGTCCTGTCCGGGATCATTGCCGCGACAGTCCTGGTGGTGCTTGCGGTGGTCTATGCCGACGCCACCAACATCGTCGGCGTCTCGATCTATGTCGCCGGCCTGCTCTCGATGCTGGTGCTGTCGGCGACCTATAATCTCTGGCCGGTCTCGCCGGTCAAATGGCTGCTCCGGCGGTTCGATCATTCCGCGATCTATCTTCTGATCGCCTCCACCTACACGCCGTTCATTCTGGAGCTGAAAGACAGCGTGTTTGCGCTGGTGCTGCTGGTCTGCGTCTGGTGTGTCGCGATATCAGGCATCGTGTTGAAGCTTCGCTTTCCCGGCCGGTTCGACCGCGTCGCGGTCGGGATCTATCTCGCGATGGGATGGAGCGGCATCATGCTGTACGATTCCGTGGTCAAGGCGCTGCCCACGCTGGTGCTGGGTTTCATCCTTGCGGGCGGCCTGCTCTACAGCTTTGGCGTGATTTTCCATGCCTGGCGGCGGCTGCGCTTCCAGAATGCGATCTGGCACGGCTTTGTCTTGGCCGGCGCGGCATGCCATTATACCGCGGTGCTCGACCTCGTGTTGAGCTGA
- a CDS encoding SDR family oxidoreductase, producing the protein MQVTGKVVVVTGGANGIGKALCEAFHAAGAAKVVVADMDAANARAVAATVDGAAFKCDVSQEKDISHVIEETERQFGPIELFCSNAGIGGGFDPMSQNAGGASDEPWQRSWAIHVMAHVYAARHLIPRMKTRGGGYFLNTISAAGLLSQVGSPAYSTTKHAAVGFAENLAISHRADNIKVSILCPQGVDTNMLRSIPKGPQSGDGDLTPEQVAKDVIAGLDQETFLILPHPQVLGYMRKKTENYDRWIGGMAKIQAKMREEFGK; encoded by the coding sequence ATGCAGGTGACCGGCAAGGTCGTGGTCGTCACGGGCGGCGCAAACGGGATCGGCAAGGCGCTGTGCGAGGCCTTTCACGCGGCTGGAGCGGCCAAGGTCGTCGTCGCCGACATGGACGCCGCCAACGCACGGGCGGTCGCGGCCACGGTGGATGGCGCGGCGTTCAAATGCGACGTCTCGCAGGAAAAGGATATTTCGCACGTCATCGAGGAGACCGAGCGGCAGTTCGGCCCGATCGAGCTGTTCTGCTCCAACGCCGGCATCGGCGGCGGCTTCGATCCGATGTCGCAAAATGCCGGCGGCGCTTCGGACGAGCCGTGGCAGCGGAGCTGGGCGATCCACGTCATGGCCCATGTCTATGCTGCGCGGCATCTCATCCCCCGCATGAAGACGCGAGGCGGCGGCTATTTCCTCAACACGATCTCCGCCGCGGGCCTGCTCTCGCAGGTCGGCAGCCCTGCCTATTCCACCACCAAGCACGCCGCTGTCGGCTTTGCCGAAAACCTCGCGATCTCGCACAGGGCTGACAACATCAAGGTCTCGATCCTCTGCCCGCAGGGCGTCGACACCAACATGCTGCGCTCGATCCCGAAGGGCCCGCAATCCGGCGACGGCGATCTGACGCCCGAGCAGGTCGCAAAGGACGTGATCGCCGGCCTCGATCAGGAGACGTTCCTGATCCTGCCGCATCCCCAGGTGCTCGGCTACATGCGCAAGAAGACCGAGAATTACGACCGCTGGATCGGCGGCATGGCCAAGATCCAGGCGAAGATGCGGGAAGAGTTCGGGAAGTAG
- a CDS encoding glycosyltransferase family 39 protein, which translates to MTVLRIVYASAIELRTDEAYYWTWSKETALGFLDHPPMVAWFIRLGTAIFGDTTLGVRFGGIVAMLVTQILLADIVRRLTHDARAVVFAVLMPEAALYYGLLMAKVAPDVAMIPFAMAMMWSLVRLAQSGDGRWWLAAGLFAGLSMLSKFTAIMFAPAVAAFLLVPEWRWRWLRSAYPYLAVLIAIAVFSPVLIWNAQHDWASFRFQGVRATANYGVSFRTIGDYIGLQFGLVGFVMLPVVLLGLVMTAWRGYRTREPVAILLSTAVLVPFLYFLAKSTTLRVGDTWPMFMWPVGFAAAAVNLVMLSREERSARLIRSSLFWLDTAVVSGIAFVVIVFLYYVAAPWNFLGKIDPIGAEAGYEQVAARAQAALDETGATWIATTDYRTYAMMRWLFRGRVPVIEINERGRFQDFRDPGMDRIRGRAGIYVGREPDDRAPVWDAIPAKREQLGQVERRWRGLVIDTYAIEKLSGWTPELSPPKDSPLFWWKVLAGEFEKRLRS; encoded by the coding sequence ATGACCGTGCTCCGCATCGTCTATGCCTCCGCGATCGAGCTGCGCACCGACGAGGCCTATTACTGGACCTGGTCGAAAGAGACCGCGCTCGGCTTCCTCGATCATCCTCCCATGGTCGCCTGGTTCATCCGCCTGGGCACCGCGATCTTCGGCGACACCACGCTCGGTGTGCGCTTCGGAGGCATCGTCGCGATGCTGGTGACGCAGATCCTGCTTGCCGACATCGTCCGCCGCCTCACCCATGACGCGCGCGCGGTCGTGTTCGCGGTGCTGATGCCGGAGGCCGCGCTCTATTATGGCCTGCTGATGGCCAAGGTTGCGCCCGACGTCGCCATGATCCCGTTCGCGATGGCGATGATGTGGTCGCTGGTGCGGCTGGCGCAGAGCGGCGACGGCCGCTGGTGGCTGGCGGCCGGATTGTTCGCGGGCCTGTCGATGCTGTCGAAATTCACCGCGATCATGTTCGCGCCGGCGGTGGCCGCCTTCCTGCTGGTGCCCGAGTGGCGCTGGCGCTGGCTGCGTAGCGCCTATCCTTACCTCGCGGTGCTGATTGCGATCGCGGTGTTCTCGCCGGTGCTGATCTGGAACGCGCAGCACGATTGGGCCTCGTTCCGTTTCCAGGGCGTGCGCGCCACGGCCAATTACGGAGTCTCCTTCCGAACCATTGGAGACTACATTGGCCTGCAATTCGGCCTGGTCGGCTTCGTGATGCTGCCGGTGGTGCTGTTGGGTCTCGTGATGACGGCGTGGCGCGGCTATCGCACGCGCGAGCCGGTCGCAATCCTGTTGTCCACCGCGGTGCTGGTGCCGTTTCTCTATTTCCTCGCGAAATCGACGACGCTGAGGGTCGGCGACACCTGGCCGATGTTCATGTGGCCGGTCGGCTTCGCCGCGGCCGCGGTGAACCTCGTCATGCTGTCGCGTGAAGAGCGGTCGGCGCGATTGATCCGGTCGAGCCTGTTCTGGCTCGACACGGCGGTCGTCTCGGGCATCGCTTTCGTCGTCATCGTGTTCCTCTATTACGTCGCCGCGCCCTGGAATTTCCTCGGCAAGATCGATCCGATCGGCGCCGAGGCGGGCTACGAGCAGGTCGCGGCGCGCGCGCAGGCCGCACTCGATGAGACCGGCGCGACCTGGATCGCGACCACGGACTACCGCACCTACGCGATGATGCGCTGGCTGTTCAGGGGGCGCGTCCCCGTGATCGAGATCAACGAGCGCGGCCGCTTCCAGGATTTTCGCGATCCCGGCATGGACCGGATCAGGGGCCGCGCCGGCATCTATGTCGGCCGCGAGCCTGACGATCGCGCCCCGGTGTGGGACGCGATCCCTGCCAAGCGCGAGCAGCTTGGCCAGGTCGAGCGCCGCTGGCGCGGCCTCGTGATCGACACGTATGCGATCGAAAAACTGAGCGGTTGGACCCCGGAGCTGTCACCGCCAAAGGATTCGCCGCTATTTTGGTGGAAGGTGCTGGCGGGGGAGTTCGAGAAGCGTTTGCGCAGCTAG
- a CDS encoding MarR family winged helix-turn-helix transcriptional regulator → MAGLSLIDDIRAASRLMVRELGFMDATVAASDYPPSAVHTILEIGIRGPLTSGELGDFLRLEKSSVSRLVRKLIDCGELRETPDELDARSKRLSLTAKGRRTKEALHAFGRQQVRGALAVLTEAEQRKVREGMMLYARALRESRADNGVEPAA, encoded by the coding sequence ATGGCCGGGCTTTCGCTGATCGACGACATCCGCGCCGCCTCGCGCCTGATGGTGCGCGAGCTCGGTTTCATGGATGCCACGGTCGCGGCTTCGGACTATCCGCCCTCGGCCGTGCATACGATTCTGGAGATCGGCATCCGCGGCCCGCTCACGTCAGGCGAGCTCGGCGATTTCCTGCGGCTGGAAAAATCCAGCGTCAGCCGCCTCGTGCGCAAGCTGATCGATTGCGGCGAGCTCAGGGAGACGCCGGATGAGCTCGATGCACGCAGCAAGCGGCTGTCGCTGACGGCGAAAGGCCGGCGCACCAAGGAGGCGCTGCATGCATTCGGCCGGCAGCAGGTGCGCGGCGCGCTGGCGGTGCTGACGGAGGCGGAACAGCGCAAGGTGCGCGAGGGGATGATGCTTTATGCGCGGGCGCTGCGGGAGAGTCGCGCGGATAACGGGGTGGAGCCGGCGGCGTAG
- a CDS encoding YcjF family protein, with protein MNDRSTPRRPATFRLDDPGVVVTEADEAVRLGRTTVQITPEHDPQALPVPIEATLPARRGFPWGTLFWSGLAGLTLLGTGLGVVRLIEDLFARSETLGFVGVAFAFVTALALAVVIGREAFGLARLATIEKLHARAAAVLASDDRKESRVIVQDLLKLAHQNPQLARARAALESHTGEIIDGADMIRLAERELMSPLDAEARRLVSSAAQKVSIVTAVSPRAAIDVMFVFFAALRLIRQLAYLYGGRPGALGMIRLLRHVIAHLAITGGMAASDSLVQQMLGHGIAAKLSQRLGEGILNGLLTARLGLAAIDVTRPLPFAALPPPKLSDLATDLLRKKDDEA; from the coding sequence ATGAACGACCGATCCACGCCGCGGCGGCCGGCGACGTTCCGGCTCGACGATCCCGGCGTCGTCGTCACCGAGGCCGACGAAGCGGTGCGACTCGGCCGCACCACGGTCCAGATCACGCCGGAGCACGATCCTCAGGCGCTGCCGGTGCCGATCGAAGCCACGCTGCCGGCGCGGCGCGGCTTTCCCTGGGGCACGCTGTTCTGGTCCGGGCTTGCCGGGCTGACGCTGCTCGGCACCGGGCTCGGCGTGGTCCGTCTGATCGAGGATCTGTTCGCACGCAGCGAAACGCTCGGCTTCGTCGGCGTTGCCTTTGCGTTCGTCACGGCGCTTGCGCTCGCGGTCGTGATCGGGCGCGAGGCGTTCGGGCTCGCGCGCCTCGCGACCATCGAGAAGCTGCATGCGCGCGCGGCCGCGGTCCTTGCCAGCGACGACCGCAAGGAGAGTCGCGTCATCGTGCAGGACCTGCTCAAGCTCGCGCACCAGAACCCGCAGCTCGCGCGCGCCCGCGCCGCGCTGGAGAGCCACACCGGCGAGATCATCGACGGCGCCGACATGATCCGTCTCGCCGAACGCGAATTGATGTCACCGCTGGATGCGGAGGCGCGTAGGCTGGTGTCCTCAGCCGCGCAGAAAGTCTCGATCGTCACGGCGGTTTCGCCCCGCGCGGCGATCGACGTGATGTTCGTGTTCTTCGCCGCGTTGCGGCTGATCCGCCAGCTCGCTTATCTCTACGGCGGCCGCCCCGGCGCGCTCGGCATGATCCGCCTGCTCCGCCACGTCATCGCCCATCTCGCCATCACCGGCGGCATGGCCGCCAGCGACAGCCTGGTGCAGCAGATGCTCGGGCACGGCATCGCGGCGAAGCTGTCGCAGCGGCTTGGAGAAGGGATCCTCAACGGGCTGCTGACGGCGCGGCTGGGACTGGCCGCGATCGACGTCACAAGGCCGCTGCCATTCGCGGCACTGCCGCCGCCGAAGCTGTCGGACCTCGCGACGGATCTGTTGCGGAAGAAAGATGACGAGGCGTAG